The following are encoded together in the Salvia hispanica cultivar TCC Black 2014 chromosome 6, UniMelb_Shisp_WGS_1.0, whole genome shotgun sequence genome:
- the LOC125196361 gene encoding protein LHCP TRANSLOCATION DEFECT encodes MASSSFPSTLQPKFSLNNSSSPPPASITPQLRRHFLAGSARTIGWCNPTRLGPTSGSRTTCWFRFGQNGVDAEGAGIYGSQARDDFDRDDVEQYFNYMGMLAVEGTYDKMEALLQQKIHPVDILLLLAASEGDKPKIEELLRAGADCTVKDADGRTALDRAASDEIRDFILGFSVQKA; translated from the exons ATGGCATCATCATCATTTCCTTCCACTCTCCAACCAAAATTCTCCCTCAATAATTCATCATCTCCACCTCCTGCTTCCATCACTCCGCAGCTCAGGCGCCACTTCCTTGCTGGCTCCGCACGAACCATTGGATGGTGCAACCCAACCAGATTGGGCCCCACCTCCGGTTCCCGAACCACTTGCTGGTTCAGGTTCGGCCAAAACGGCGTCGACGCTGAAGGCGCCGGCATCTACGGCAGCCAGGCTCGCGACGACTTCGACCGCGACGACGTCGAACAG TACTTCAATTACATGGGGATGCTGGCGGTGGAGGGGACATATGATAAGATGGAGGCTCTTCTGCAGCAGAAGATCCATCCCGTCGACATTTTGCTGCTCTTGGCCGCATCCGAAGGCGACAAGCCTAAAATCGAGGAGTTGCTGAGAGCTGGAGCTGACTGCACCGTCAAGGATGCCGACGGCCGCACTGCCTTGGATCGGGCCGCCTCCGACGAAATTAGGGATTTCATTCTAGGCTTTTCTGTTCAGAAAGCCtaa
- the LOC125192766 gene encoding fatty acid desaturase 4, chloroplastic-like → MAILPQRHHPRILNQIAPPTRIHSSATAPPRPRRPNPSPITLAPGPPLPNDPTLRSNWSHRAWLASGCTTVLISLSKSIEAAAVSHTYLEPILAALLGYVLADLGSGVYHWGIDNYGGAETPVFGAQIDAFQGHHRWPWTITRRQFANNLHALARAVAFTVTPINLICGDATALAFVAACSGFIMFSQQSHAWAHTTRSKLPPLVAALQDAGVLVSRTQHAAHHRAPYNNNYCIVSGVWNEVLDASKFFEILEMLIFFRFGVRPRSWTEPNAGWTEEDEAEAEATSLLS, encoded by the exons ATGGCCATTCTACCTCAACGTCACCACCCCCGAATCCTCAACCAAATCGCCCCTCCCACCCGCATTCACTCCTCCGCCACCGCCCCGCCTCGTCCCCGCCGCCCAAATCCCTCCCCGATAACCCTCGCCCCCGGCCCGCCACTCCCCAACGACCCAACCCTCCGCTCAAACTGGTCCCACCGCGCATGGCTGGCCAGCGGCTGCACCACCGTCCTCATCTCCCTATCCAAGTCCATCGAAGCCGCCGCCGTCTCCCACACCTACCTCGAGCCGATCCTCGCCGCCCTCCTCGGCTACGTCCTGGCTGACCTCGGCTCCGGCGTCTACCACTGGGGCATAGACAACTACGGCGGCGCCGAGACGCCCGTGTTTGGCGCCCAGATCGACGCATTCCAGGGCCATCATAG GTGGCCGTGGACCATCACGCGCCGCCAGTTCGCCAACAACCTGCACGCCCTCGCCCGCGCCGTGGCGTTCACGGTCACCCCCATAAACCTCATATGCGGAGACGCGACGGCGCTGGCGTTCGTGGCGGCATGCTCGGGGTTCATCATGTTCAGCCAGCAGTCCCACGCGTGGGCGCACACGACGCGGAGCAAGCTGCCGCCATTAGTGGCGGCATTGCAGGACGCCGGGGTCCTCGTGTCGCGGACGCAGCACGCGGCGCACCACCGCGCGCCGTACAACAACAACTACTGCATCGTGAGCGGGGTGTGGAATGAGGTGTTGGATGCTTCTAAATTCTTTGAGATTTTGGAAATGCTGATTTTCTTTAGGTTTGGTGTGAGGCCCAGGTCTTGGACTGAGCCCAACGCTGGTTGGACCGAGGAAGATGAAGCTGAAGCTGAAGCCACATCTTTATtatcctaa
- the LOC125196360 gene encoding chloroplastic lipocalin — MAYQCSNLVAAQSRPLTHNPRLPRRIVNRDMSDCCIEQPTSVRFGVQTAISGLVASVVLLSQTDMATATNLSQSNIIFQLASVTDNKLVLPSETDEQNGKMMSMRGMSVKNFDPARYAGRWFEVASLKRGFAGSGQEDCHCTQGVYTYDMEAPAIQVDTFCVHGGPDGYITGIRGKVQCLSEEDKDKTQTDPENAEMIKQKCFLRFPTLPFIPKEPYDVIDTDYDNYALVSGAKDKSFIQIYSRTPNPGAAFIEKYKSSLAELGYDPDKIKDTPQDCETMSNSQLAAMMSMSGMQRALTNQFPDLQLDKPLALDPFTSVTDTLKKLLELYFKQ; from the exons ATGGCGTACCAATGCAGCAATCTGGTAGCAGCACAATCGCGGCCTCTAACTCATAATCCTCGCTTGCCCAG GAGAATTGTCAACAGAGACATGTCAGATTGCTGTATTGAGCAACCTACATCTGTTAGATTTGGAGTTCAGACAGCTATCTCAGGTCTTGTGGCATCAGTTGTATTGTTATCTCAGACGGACATG GCCACAGCAACAAATCTGTCTCaaagtaatataatattccaattagcAAGTGTTACCGACAACAAGCTGGTTCTTCCTTCCGAGACTGATGAGCAAAATGGAAAGATGATGTCAATGAGAGGAATGTCTGTGAAGAACTTTGATCCAGCCAGATATGCTGGGAGATGGTTTGAAGTAGCTTCTCTTAAGCGTGGGTTTGCCGGGTCAGGTCAAGAAGATTGCCACTGTACTCAG GGCGTTTATACATATGACATGGAAGCACCCGCGATTCAGGTCGACACATTTTGTGTTCACGGAGGGCCTGATGGTTATATTACTGGTATAAGGGGAAAGGTCCAATGCCTTTCTGAAGAAGATAAGGATAAGACTCAGACGGATCCTGAGAACGCGGAGATGATCAAACAGAAGTGTTTCCTCCGTTTCCCTACTTTACCGTTCATCCCCAAGGAACCCTATGATGTAATAGACACTGATTACGACAACTACGCCCTTGTTTCTGGAGCCAAGGACAAAAGTTTTATACAG ATATACTCGAGGACCCCTAACCCGGGAGCAGCATTCATAGAAAAGTACAAATCTTCACTGGCGGAGTTGGGTTACGATCCTGACAAAATCAAAGACACCCCACAAGACTGTGAGACTATGTCGAATAGTCAGCTTGCAGCGATGATGTCCATGTCCGGGATGCAACGAGCTCTCACCAACCAGTTCCCTGATCTTCAGCTAGATAAGCCTCTTGCTCTTGATCCGTTCACCAGTGTCACCGACACTCTCAAGAAGCTCCTCGAGCTTTATTTCAAGCAGTGA
- the LOC125196182 gene encoding probable serine/threonine-protein kinase PBL23: MFCFSCCMPQAKDTKPFQDTKTLAPIANLSLKTDSVRQKYVAEEIEKLGKNNISAEIFTFQDLSVATNSFDADNLLGEGGFGRVYKGHIQGKNEDVAVKQLDRNGFQGNREFLVEVMMLSLLHHQNLVSLVGYCSEGDQRILVYEYMLHGSLEDHLLNLSPEKKPLNWDTRMQVAHGAARGLEYLHETASPPVIYRDFKASNILLDANFNPKLSDFGLAKIGPVGERPQVSTRVMGTYGYCAPEYAATGQLTTKSDVYSFGVVFLEMITGRRVIDYDRPSQEQNLIEWAQPLFKDKKKFHTMADPLLEGEYPEKSLYQALAIAAMCLQEDAPSRPLISDVVTALEFLSA; this comes from the exons ATGTTCTGCTTTTCTTGTTGCATGCCACAAGCGAAGGACACAAAACCATTCCAGGACACAAAAACCCTTGCTCCCATTGCTAATCTATCCTTGAAAACTG ATAGCGTAAGGCAAAAGTATGTAGCGGAAGAGATAGAGAAACTTGGGAAGAACAATATATCTGCCGAGATCTTCACGTTCCAGGACCTGTCTGTCGCCACGAACAGCTTTGATGCCGATAATTTGTTGGGCGAAGGCGGCTTCGGGAGGGTCTACAAAGGCCATATTCAAGGAAAAAATGAG gatgtGGCAGTGAAGCAATTAGACCGAAATGGATTCCAAGGCAACAGAGAGTTTCTAGTAGAAGTTATGATGCTGAGTCTTCTTCACCATCAAAACCTCGTAAGTCTGGTCGGATACTGCTCTGAAGGCGATCAACGAATTCTTGTTTACGAGTACATGCTCCACGGCTCATTAGAAGATCATCTCTTAA ATTTGAGCCCAGAGAAGAAGCCTCTCAACTGGGACACCCGGATGCAAGTGGCTCATGGCGCAGCACGAGGGCTCGAGTACTTGCACGAGACCGCGAGCCCTCCGGTCATCTACCGAGACTTTAAGGCCTCCAACATACTCTTGGACGCCAACTTCAACCCTAAACTCTCGGATTTCGGGCTAGCCAAGATCGGCCCTGTTGGAGAAAGACCCCAGGTTTCGACCCGGGTAATGGGGACGTACGGCTACTGCGCCCCAGAATACGCTGCCACGGGTCAACTCACCACCAAGTCTGACGTGTACAGTTTTGGGGTCGTGTTTCTCGAGATGATCACCGGTCGGAGAGTCATTGACTATGATAGACCTAGTCAAGAGCAGAACTTGATCGAATGG GCACAACCGTTGTTTAAAGACAAGAAGAAATTCCACACGATGGCGGATCCATTGTTGGAAGGGGAGTACCCGGAGAAGTCGTTGTACCAAGCTCTCGCGATTGCAGCGATGTGTCTTCAAGAAGATGCTCCATCGCGGCCGTTGATTTCGGACGTCGTAACTGCATTAGAATTTTTATCAGCATGA
- the LOC125196183 gene encoding uncharacterized protein LOC125196183, producing the protein MVQTLEAIRGGGGSVKVGTTGKISALMSREIESASKAPSASTSVAVSASDIAPRKLKSRTSTDEGSSSAAVNTKNGKCPEPVRKTKHHRTGRTHYIPMLAADNMSLDGTPVRQKPSRRAPGLVEIVDINCGNPEKTWKKPITNRLKKLGFSKLSESFG; encoded by the coding sequence ATGGTTCAGACGTTAGAAGCCATAAGGGGAGGAGGTGGATCTGTTAAAGTAGGTACAACTGGGAAAATCAGTGCTCTGATGTCTAGAGAAATAGAATCAGCATCTAAGGCGCCTTCCGCATCTACTTCTGTTGCCGTTTCAGCCAGTGACATTGCTCCTAGAAAACTGAAATCCAGAACATCAACAGATGAAGGAAGCAGCAGCGCTGCAGTtaataccaaaaatggtaaatgcCCCGAACCAGTAAGGAAGACAAAGCATCATCGAACTGGAAGAACTCATTACATCCCAATGCTCGCAGCTGATAACATGTCGTTAGACGGAACTCCTGTAAGACAAAAACCTAGCAGGAGGGCCCCTGGTTTAGTTGAAATCGTTGACATAAATTGTGGAAATCCGGAAAAAACATGGAAAAAACCAATAACAAACCGCCTAAAGAAGCTTGGGTTCTCTAAACTATCCGAAAGCTTCGGCTAA